From one Nilaparvata lugens isolate BPH chromosome 2, ASM1435652v1, whole genome shotgun sequence genomic stretch:
- the LOC120350030 gene encoding uncharacterized protein LOC120350030 isoform X2, which translates to MNMNISSSVRDCWGLFTHEAVMSALLRDISSTSSSSTTTEQSLTSAATQSFTCLLLNDLHSPITIDDVRKQAQSIRDTHVDRSCKRSCSDLEQTKHNSMLLDTLDLSKPSNNAGVVYGEVTEVKCLESDCFDCQINAPTKARASMLDFIQSLEKSTIVKHRLDHALGSNGMIKLVQNLKDTKITSLNLRNNWIDSDSLINLIQYLPSTQIKALDLSENFIGRIGFEYLSKVLTETQISLLNVSKNESFYLHASASFICDKCSMNKKSSMNKKCEDQILSCSVCQAAEIFENSATRSHLDLSFSVNENLNCLASILKNSNIELINLYLRK; encoded by the coding sequence ATGAACATGAATATCTCGAGCAGTGTGAGGGATTGCTGGGGTCTCTTTACTCACGAAGCAGTAATGAGTGCCCTGTTAAGAGAtatatcatcaacatcatcatcatcaacaacaactGAGCAATCGCTGACATCTGCTGCAACTCAGAGTTTCACTTGTTTGCTTCTCAATGATCTTCACTCTCCCATAACAATTGATGATGTCAGGAAACAAGCGCAGTCGATAAGGGACACTCATGTGGACAGGTCATGTAAACGTAGCTGTAGTGATTTAGAACAAACCAAGCACAATTCTATGTTGTTAGATACCCTAGACTTGTCTAAGCCTTCGAACAATGCAGGAGTTGTATATGGAGAAGTTACTGAAGTCAAGTGCTTAGAAAGTGACTGCTTCGATTGCCAGATCAATGCACCTACAAAAGCTAGAGCGTCTATGCTAgatttcattcaaagtttggaaaaatCAACAATTGTTAAACATCGATTAGATCATGCTTTAGGCTCAAATGGAATGATCAAGTTAGTTCAGAATCTGAAGGATACCAAAATCACTTCTCTAAATCTTCGAAATAATTGGATAGATTCTGATTcgcttattaatttgattcaatacTTACCCAGCACACAAATCAAAGCACTTGAtttgagtgaaaattttatCGGCCGCATAGGTTTCGAGTATTTGTCTAAAGTTCTGACAGAAACACAAATATCTTTACTGAATGTGAgtaaaaatgaatcattttaTCTACACGCATCGGCTTCATTTATTTGTGATAAATgctcaatgaataaaaaaagctcaatgaataaaaaatgtgaaGATCAAATTCTAAGTTGTAGTGTGTGTCAAGCtgctgaaatttttgaaaactcgGCCACAAGATCTCATCTTGATCTTAGTTTTTCCGTAAATGAAAACCTCAATTGTTTagcatcaattttgaaaaactccAACATAGAACTAATAAATTTATATCTTCGGAAATAA
- the LOC120350030 gene encoding uncharacterized protein LOC120350030 isoform X1 has product MFSSYQNNFPCFVDNVPNNAVDIESLAIEVKKSLISSINLGYKKNNSNNNGDTIVKLLSFCMVGSQLTSISLSYCSIDCYRMQNLVIALKSSSITSVKLVATSMTSEVMKIFVSCLINSKITNLQLSNLAKLDVGALKCLSLALRNTQISSLNLRYNKLDCQSLKVLAPCLEDSKLTYLDLAYNGIDYENEIRKIERSDVGVKCLAMALKKSEITSLNLASNGLSCKSLMSIILSLPYTKVTTLNLNGNDICCNVFYLADIIKSTQINYLDVGMMNARKALSMLYDSHSKTKTHLNLSYLMRCSFSLYYLSHVELLHTKNITHLELKQNQISCCGELKDICECISGSQIVSLDLSENKINSVYHLAELLQHSSISTLNLSYNQISSDGIKHLSLRLPGSKVISLDLSYNLITDESIEYLSDSLVNTKITDLNLSGNQIGRQAVENLSERVAHIIVQFQLQSDDPQNHFYLCKYPDCIIEVYRTSSEVNIHHLIDYVGNKIEMTKVFIRSKKVNDHVDSNLANMTHFSNINISEIEMVQHSSFPYFIFKNISQLKLNGTRTENAPGGNGEKIIELRLQNIQNLKLKDLQELRFSNIMYLDLSNNNMEDDQLECLVAALKSNSMNQSNKNYLMSLNLSNNKLEARSAELLAEVLQYLPTLTYIDLHGNEIGYAGFQSLMKVVDKTNLCWLSLGDNNIEDHLEGNIELSPYIVPRKGDEMPVAFQLRYLFRQLVSLNTCSGELEFTIPTTDSNPPVNITHYPKLLKIYSEFENDVDYLNVDVYDIYYMKSKKHDMCLLQRIEKFVHEIEKRFLSFIDNNLPKLEQAFGYDSFVALVKECDRLGLTKCVESLLLHRVCYYVDDAGEILHPFIYRMLHKYSMPLYCKQIEPNKREQIIAYYQTHSEIEGAHTLIDLLTSMFMSNEES; this is encoded by the coding sequence ATGTTTAGCTCGTACCAAAATAACTTCCCTTGTTTCGTGGATAATGTTCCAAATAATGCTGTCGATATAGAATCATTAGCTATTGAAGTGAAAAAATCACTAATAAGCTCAATCAATCTTggttacaaaaaaaataattcgaATAATAATGGTGATACTATTGTTAAGCTACTCTCATTTTGTATGGTGGGCTCACAACTAACTTCTATAAGTTTAAGTTATTGTTCAATAGACTGCTATCGTATGCAGAATTTAGTTATTGCTCTGAAAAGTTCAAGTATTACATCAGTGAAGCTTGTAGCCACCTCCATGACCAGTGAagttatgaaaatatttgtatCGTGTTTGATCAACTCCAAAATCACTAATTTGCAATTGAGTAATTTAGCCAAACTAGACGTTGGTGCTTTGAAATGTTTGTCACTGGCTTTGAGAAATACACAAATCTCTTCGCTTAACCTCCGTTATAATAAATTGGACTGTCAGAGTTTGAAGGTTTTGGCACCATGTTTGGAAGATTCAAAATTAACATATCTCGATCTCGCTTATAATGGAATAGATTACGAAAATGAAATTAGAAAAATTGAGAGAAGTGATGTGGGTGTTAAATGTCTGGCAATGGCTCTGAAAAAGTCAGAAATAACAAGTTTGAATCTTGCTAGTAATGGTTTATCATGCAAAAGCTTGATGAGTATCATACTGAGTTTGCCATATACAAAAGTTACCACACTCAATCTCAACGGTAATGACATTTGTTGTAATGTGTTTTACTTGGCTGATATCATAAAAAGTACTCAAATTAATTATCTAGATGTTGGGATGATGAATGCGAGGAAAGCATTATCTATGTTATATGATAGCCATTCTAAGACGAAAACCCATCTCAATCTATCATACCTTATGCGATGCTCATTTTCTTTGTATTATCTTTCACATGTAGAACTGTTGCACACAAAAAATATCACCCACCTCGAACTTAAACAAAATCAGATTTCGTGTTGTGGGGAACTGAAAGACATTTGTGAGTGTATATCAGGTTCTCAAATCGTTTCACTAGATCTCAGTGAAAACAAAATCAATAGTGTTTATCATTTAGCAGAATTGCTTCAGCATTCTTCAATTTCGACATTGAATTTATCATATAATCAAATCTCTTCCGATGGTATTAAGCATTTGTCCCTAAGGCTACCAGGATCCAAGGTCATATCACTTGATCTAtcctataacctaattacagaTGAGAGCATTGAATACCTTTCTGATAGTCTTGTGAATACAAAAATTACTGATCTAAATCTCAGTGGAAATCAGATTGGACGTCAAGCTGTAGAAAACTTGAGTGAACGAGTTGCTCACATcattgttcaatttcaattgcaaaGTGATGACCCTCAAAATCACTTTTATTTGTGCAAGTATCCAGATTGTATTATTGAAGTCTATCGAACGTCCTCTGAAGTAAATATCCATCATTTGATTGATTATGTaggtaataaaattgaaatgacgAAGGTGTTCATCCGATCCAAAAAGGTCAATGATCATGTTGACTCCAATCTAGCTAACATGACTCATTTCAGTAACATCAACATCAGTGAAATCGAAATGGTTCAACATTCTAGCTTTCCATActttatattcaaaaatatttctcaattgaaGTTGAATGGAACACGTACTGAAAATGCACCTGGTGGAAATGgagagaaaattattgaattacgGCTTCAAAATATACAGAACCTCAAATTAAAAGATCTTCAAGAACTCCGTTTCAGCAATATCATGTATCTTGAtctaagtaataataatatggaaGATGACCAACTCGAATGTCTTGTTGCAGCTTTGAAGTCAAACAGCATGAAtcaaagcaataaaaattatttgatgtCTTTGAATTTGTCCAATAACAAATTGGAAGCGAGAAGTGCTGAATTGCTTGCAGAAGTCCTTCAATATTTACCAACATTAACCTACATCGATCTGCATGGAAACGAAATAGGATATGCAGGATTCCAATCTCTTATGAAAGTAGTTGACAAAACTAACCTGTGTTGGCTTTCGCTGGGAGACAATAATATCGAAGACCATTTGGAAGGAAACATTGAACTATCTCCTTACATTGTGCCCCGGAAAGGTGATGAAATGCCAGTTGCATTCCAATTGAGGTACTTATTCAGACAGCTGGTGTCATTGAACACATGCAGTGGTGAACTGGAATTCACAATTCCCACAACCGACTCAAACCCTCCTGTCAATATCACCCACTACCCCAAGCTGCTCAAGATCTATTCCGAATTTGAAAATGATGTGGACTATCTCAACGTTGATGTTTATGACATCTATTACATGAAAAGTAAAAAACATGACATGTGCCTTCTGCAGAGAATAGAAAAATTCGtgcatgaaattgaaaaaaggttTCTATCGTTCATTGACAACAACTTACCGAAACTCGAACAGGCATTTGGCTATGATAGCTTTGTTGCTCTTGTCAAGGAATGTGACCGCCTTGGGTTAACCAAATGTGTTGAATCTCTATTACTCCATCGAGTCTGTTACTATGTGGATGATGCTGGAGAGATATTGCATCCATTCATTTATAGAATGCTGCACAAATACAGTATGCCTTTATATTGTAAACAAATCGAACCAAATAAGAGGGAGCAAATAATTGCTTACTACCAGACTCATTCAGAAATAGAAGGAGCTCACACACTGATTGATCTGTTGACTTCTATGTTTATGTCTAATGAAGAAAGTTGA